Proteins from a single region of Bacteroidales bacterium:
- a CDS encoding sensor histidine kinase produces MKKIINKLIGDSSKTPLRHRMTNTALLINILYGFITIPANYFIKLPFYSFLTLIFTVLLFSVLYYFSRLKKKAEICVYIAISYTFLVFTPVMWFSNNGLEGGFLFYIFLFGAFTLAVVEGKKLLFFLLMLFTVSISLIIIGYIYPELVTQYPTKTDKFIDLFISFILVFIGILFLMYYYTKQFYKYNKKLNDTNVKLEGVNIQLSDRIKEREVLLHEVHHRVKNNLQMVSGLLRLQCNASNNSDLCKLLQISQERINTISSVHELLYRSDNLKSIDINEYINSLVNNIKISSYTDKRNIIINTDLHNSIIEINKIIPCGLIINELLSNSIKHAFDTNGGIINIKGQSKNKEYIVYISDNGNGLSENFEIKKLNSLGFKLILGLTDQINGDFKFNRLEKGVEFILKFKAS; encoded by the coding sequence TTGAAAAAAATAATTAATAAATTAATCGGTGATTCTTCAAAAACACCTTTGAGACACAGAATGACTAATACTGCCTTGCTTATTAATATTTTATACGGTTTTATTACTATTCCTGCAAATTACTTTATTAAACTCCCGTTTTATTCTTTTCTTACATTAATATTTACAGTGTTGCTTTTTTCGGTTTTATATTACTTTTCAAGATTAAAAAAAAAAGCGGAAATATGTGTTTATATTGCAATATCTTATACATTTTTAGTATTTACACCTGTAATGTGGTTTTCTAATAATGGTCTTGAAGGAGGTTTTCTGTTTTATATTTTTTTATTCGGAGCCTTTACACTTGCCGTTGTTGAAGGGAAAAAACTTTTGTTCTTTCTTTTAATGCTGTTCACAGTATCAATAAGTTTAATTATTATCGGATATATTTATCCGGAATTAGTTACACAATATCCAACAAAAACTGATAAATTTATTGATCTGTTTATAAGCTTTATATTGGTTTTTATCGGTATTCTTTTCCTGATGTACTATTATACCAAACAATTTTACAAGTACAATAAAAAATTAAATGATACCAATGTTAAATTAGAAGGAGTAAATATTCAATTATCTGACAGAATTAAAGAAAGAGAGGTTCTTTTACATGAAGTTCACCACAGGGTAAAAAACAACTTACAGATGGTTTCCGGTTTATTAAGATTGCAATGTAACGCAAGCAATAACAGCGACTTATGCAAATTATTGCAAATCAGTCAGGAAAGAATTAACACCATTTCGAGTGTTCATGAATTGCTTTACAGATCAGATAATCTAAAATCAATTGATATTAACGAATATATTAACAGTTTGGTCAATAACATTAAAATATCTTCTTATACCGATAAAAGAAATATCATTATTAATACTGATTTACATAATTCAATTATTGAGATTAATAAAATAATTCCTTGCGGATTAATAATAAACGAATTATTGTCTAACAGTATTAAACATGCTTTTGACACTAACGGCGGCATTATTAATATTAAAGGGCAAAGTAAAAACAAAGAATATATCGTTTATATAAGCGACAACGGAAATGGCTTATCTGAAAATTTTGAGATTAAAAAGTTAAATTCTTTGGGATTCAAGTTAATACTTGGTTTAACAGATCAGATAAACGGCGATTTTAAATTTAACAGATTAGAAAAAGGTGTTGAATTTATATTAAAATTTAAGGCAAGCTGA